From the genome of Halobacteriovorax marinus SJ:
GGAAAAATAATTGGAAAAGCAAAAGAATTACTACGATGTATTAGAAATACCACCTAGTGCGACTCAAGAAGATATTCAGCAAGGGTATGTTAGAGCAAAGAATGCATACTCGATGGACTCCCTAGCACTCTATTCTCTTATGACAAAAGAAGAGTGTGACTCTATTTTAAACTTAATAGAAGAGGCCTATAGCATAATTAGTGATCCTATAAAGAGACAACAATACGATGAGGCTAGAGGTCTTAATAAGAACTTCAGCTATCATGAGAGACAAACTGCTTCAGATAGCTTTACTCGCAACGACTCACCTGACTCTAAACTAGATGCTCAACTTGGGACAGATACAAAACCTAATGAAGGTAATGTTAAGAGAATTGTTGCAAGTAAGAAATTTGCTTTGGACTACCAAGAAAATCCTGAAATGGAAGAAAAGATTACTCAGGCCACAGATTTCACAGGGGATTTTCTAAAAGAAATTAGAGAATATAAGAATGTAGATATCTTACGTATGAGTGAGATGACAAAAGTTTCAAAAACATATTTAAAATATATAGAAGAGGAAGCAATTACAAAACTTCCGGCCACTGTCTATGTTAGAGGTTTTGTATATCAATATGCAAAGTGCTTAAAGCTTAATCCAGAGATGGTCGCCTCTTCTTACTTAAATAGAATCAAAGAATTAAAAGGTTAATCATATGTCCGCTTCTGATGGTAGTGAATCATTTACTTTTACTATTACAGAGGAGGACAAGGCCAACTTTAAAAGGCTCGATCAATTCTTATCTCACAAGCTTGTTGATCAAAGTAGATCATATATAAAGATGCTCTTTGAAAAGGGAGAGATATCTTCTCCCAATGCTGCCAAGAAGATTGAACTCAAAAAATTTCCCGATGTTGGCACAGAGATCATCGTCAACATACCACCTCCGGCACCTGCTGATGCAATTGCTGAGAATATTCCTCTAGAGATTCACTATGAGGACGAAGATTTAATTATTGTTAACAAAGCGGCAGGGATGGTCGTTCATCCAGCTCCGGGAAATTATACTGGAACTTTAGTCAACGCGATCCTCTACCACTGTAAAGATATAAAAGGTGTTGGAGATCAACGCAGACCAGGAATTGTTCATCGCCTTGATAAGGGAACATCCGGCATCATGGTGGTTGCTAAGAATCAAAAATGTCATGAAGGCCTTGTGAAGCTCTTTAGCACTCACGATATCACTAGAAGATATGAATGCATTGCCATGGGAAAATCGTTTCCTACAGGTGGAAAGCTAGAGTCTAATATTGGAAGACATCCACAAAATAGATTAAAGATGTCGACGGAATCAAAAGCTGGCAAACATGCGCTCACTCACTACCGAGTCCTCAAGCAATTTGATAAAGTTGCCCATGTGGAATTAAAGCTAGAAACGGGAAGAACTCATCAGATTAGGGTTCACCTTAGTCAATTACTTCATCGCCCTATTCTCTGTGATCCACTCTATGGAAACCCCAAAGAGCACCTTCAAAGAATTGGCCCTGAGCTCAGTGATATTATCGGTGACTACGAGCACCCATTTCTTCATGCAAAAGAGCTTGGATTTATCCATCCGATTACTAAGAAAGAGTTGCACTTTACTGCACCTCCACCAGAACTTTTTCAAAATGTTCTCAATCATTTGAATGGATGCTAACGTGATGGCCCCAATTTTTAGCCAACACTTAAATCAGTATATCTATGAAGTCTGGCCAGCGAGACCAGAGTTAAACAATATAAAAGAATTAATCCAAGTTCATGGCAATGATATTGTCGAAGCAACGAGCATTAATGCAGACACTCAAGCTGATGGATTAATATCCTATGCAGACGAAGTCCTATGTATAAGGACTGCCGACTGCCTACCCGTTTGTTTTACCTCCAATAAAGGCCACGCTCTTATTCACGCGGGCTGGCGAGGAATAGCCAAGGAAATTTTATTGGATGATAAATTGAAGCAAATATCTCCAGAAACTATTTATATTGGTCCTCATATTAGGGCCTTGAATTACGAAGTCTCGGCAGAGTTTACAAAGAATTTTCCTAAATCTAACAATTTTAAAGAGATTGAAGGTAGAATATTCTTTGATATCTCACAAGAGGCCATTGACCAGTTATCAAAAAACTACCCACAATCAGAAATAATTGACTGCGGTATTGATACTTATTCTCACACAGATTTCTATAGCTATAGAAATGGAGATATCGAAAAAAGAAATTGGAATGTACTAAGGAAAATATAGGAGAAGAAATGGAAAAGAAGTCTTTTTACAAAGATGGCACATTTAATGCGCATGTCATTTTGGGTGTACTAGCTGTTGCAATGATCGCAGTTTCAATTTATTTAACAAATCACTACTTTGGAGTGAAGTTTCCAACAAGTATTAGCGATAGCTCTACTATGTGTAACTTCAATTCATTCTTTAACTGTGACACAACAACCAACTCACCTGCTTCAAATATTGCAGGAGTACCAATCTCTCTCTTTGGTGCACTTATTGGAGCATTCCTCCTCTTTGGTTTCCTATTTAAAGACGAAGAATTTGAAGGTACTAATCACATACTACTTCTTGTTAACGCTGTAGGATGCTTAGTACTATTTCTCTATTCACTTATAGCTCTTGGTGGACTTTGTCCTATGTGCTCTGTTTACTACTTCCTCTCTTGGGGTGCTCTCTTTATTTTCTACAAGAACAGCTCCCATAGATTTTTAAGTATTAAGCCAGTTGCTATTTACCTAGTAGTTACGCTTGTTGCTTCTGGTATCACGTACTATGGAGTTTCTGGAAAGCAAGATGAAATAAATAAGCTTGCTCCTTCTCTTTTAAGTCAATACTGGAACCTTCCTAACCTTGGAAAGCCAGCAACGGATTCAGAGTTTAGAATTGCTTCTGCAAGTGAGAACTTCACAGATGCACCACTTCAATTAACATTCTTTTCTGATTTTCAATGTCCTGCGTGTAAGGCCCTTTCAGATAATTCTCACGCAATTGCAAGAAAGTACCAAGGGAAGATTAATATTCAATATATGTACTACCCTCTCGATCACAACTGTAACCCTAAGATGCAAAGACCTCTTCACACTCTGGCATGTCAGGCCGCTTACTTAACAACTTGTCTTCCAGAGAAGTTTGGAAAAGTTCATGATGATATCTTTAACAATCAACAGAGTCTTTCTATGCAATGGCTTACTGATTACGCAAAGAAAGAGAATGTACTTGAGTGTATGAATGCTCCTGAAACAAAGAAGAAAGTTCAGGATATCATCGCTAGAGCAGAGCCATTTAATATTAACTCAACACCTACAATGCTAGTGAATGGAGTTAAGATTGAGGGTGTACTTCCTCTTAATCAACTCTACATCATCTTAGATGATATATTAGCTAAATCTAAAAAGTAGTCATACATGGGCAAGAAGAGAAGAGAGATACCAACCTTTGAGAATCCAATAATCGAGACGCACTGTCATCTCGATTATTTGAAAGAAGAAGAGCTAAAGGATGTTCTCTCAAAAACTCTTGCCCATAATATTGAGAAAATCATAACAATTTCAGTTGCTCCCAATAATCTACAACCTGTTCTAGAATTAGCTCAAACTCACTCCAATATCTACTGCACGCAGGGAATTCACCCTCATGAGGCAAAGGACTGGAGTGACGAGGTTGAAAAGAGAATCAGAGAAAACCTTAAAGACGAGAGCGTTGTCGCTGTCGGAGAGATTGGCCTTGATTTCTACTACAACAAGTCGGTTAAAGATATACAAATTGAAGTCTTTAAAAAGCAATTAGAGTTGGCCATTGAATTTGAAATGCCAGTGGTCATTCACACTAGAGAAGCGGATGAAGAGACCATCGAAATCCTAAAAGAGTACGCTCCCAAAATGAAATACAAAGGCGTTGTCCATAGTTTTACTTCGGGACAAGAGCTCGCCAAGTGCGCTATCGACTTAGGCTTCTACCTTGGCTTCAATGGAATCATTACTTTTAATAACGCACAAAATGTCCGCGATGTTCTAGAGCTCTGTCCACTTGAGAGAGTCCTACTTGAAACTGATGCTCCCTTCTTAACTCCTGTACCATACAGAGGAAAAGAGAATGCTCCCTACTACCTACCTTTTGTTGCCGAAAAGGTGGCCGAGGTGAAGAATTGCGAGCTGGATTTAGTGCTCAAAACTTGCTACCAGAACTCGAAGGACTGCTTCCTCCTTTAAAATCAAACACTTAGTCACGAGTAGAATCTACACACTCCCTTTATTTGGATAAATTCTCTGTTAAAATAACGCACTTCACAAAAAGGTGGGAGCTTATGAAATCTATTCTTAAAATGGCAGCGTTATTGTTGTTAAGTACAATGATAAATACTTCTTTTGCTAAGAACTTCAGTGCCAATGTTCTTGCTCCAAATTTGGTTGGATTTACAAATGATGTAGAAGAAAATAGAAATCAGTGGGCCAAGTTTGAAAGCGATTTAGAAAAAATGAAAGAGCTTGGAATCCAATCCATCTCAACAAATATCTGGTGGTCTCTAGTTGAATCATCAGATAATAATTTCAACTGGAGCTATTATAAAAAGCTCTCTGAAATCATTATTGATAAGGGGTTAAAATGGTCCCCAATCATTTCTTTTCACAGCTGTAAAAGTAATGAAGACGACTGCAATATACCTCTTCCAAGCTGGGTATTTAATAAGTACTCTGCTCATGAAAGTATTAATGACATTAATGATCTAAAGTTCATTTCTCAAAGTGGTGCCGTAAATGACGAATATATTTCTTTCTGGGCCACTGAAATTGTGGCCACAGAATATAAAGAGTTCATTCAATCCTTTATAACTGAATTCAACTCTAAGAGTTCAAGTATTCTAGAGATCATTGTTTCCCTTGGACCAAATGCCGAACTTAGATTTCCAACTAATAACAATGAAGTGAGTTCATCAGCATACTCTAATCTTGCAAAGAGCTCTTTTAGATCGTTTATCAAAACAAAGTATAAGACGATTGATAATGTTAATGCTGCTTGGGAAAGTAATCTTGAGACAATCGAAGATATTCAACCTCCTCTAGATTCTTCATTCTATACAGCAGAAGAGTTCAAGAGCAATTATGGAAAAGACTTTTATGATTGGTATAACTCTTCTTTAAGTGAGCATGGAATTATTGTTCTTACGACTTTAATTAGAGAGCTTAATAAAGAAGATTCTTCATTTTTAGGAAAGCCAATCGGTACAATTATTCCAGGTTCAATCTGGTCTCCTACAAAAGATCTCAATCGACTCAATGAACTTAATGCTGGACTTATAAGATCCAGTGACAATTTCTGGGACAATAAGAATCCTGCATCAGGGTATGATCATATTATTGGAACACTTAAGGATGCATCAGTTCTAACGAAGTTTGAAAATTTAAATATTCACTTAACTTCAATTGAAATGACGGCCCCAAAAGAGTCTAAGGTTGATGAGGAAGAGAGTACAAATTTAGCTTTTGAAATATCTAAGTTAGCAAAGATTTCAAATCTAGGAATAATGGGACAAAATCAGTCGGCCAATGTTCTTGGTTCTAATATAGCTTGGGACAATATTTGGAATGCCGTTCAGAATGCAAATTACACAGGATTAACGATTAAAACGATGAACGATATTTCTGAAAATCCACTTGCCTACGATTTCTATAAGTGGATTATTGAAAATATGAAGAAGTAGAAAAGGGCAAAATTTTCCTCATCAATTAAAAAGAATAACCGATTAGCTAAGTATGAAAAAAATCTACTTAGCTATTACTTTACTAATATTATCAACATCTATTAGTGCCAAGACTCAAGCGCTCTCTGTACGAAGTTATCTAGATACAGAATTCGATGCAATGTTTGAACTTAAGGTTCTAGAGTATCCAAAAATTATTCTAGACTGCCAAAGCTTCTTTCACCAACTTGTCGTCTATAGAAATAATTCTCAATCAGGTGAGAAAACAACTTTTCATCTAGATTTTAGTCAGTGCTATGAAGCTCATGAATTTCTGTCACAGTCACAAATAGAGAGAAAGCCAATTTGTTTGAAGCTAGATTTCGACTACGGTGAAATTGGACTCTCCAACGAGCCTCAAGAATACTGCAAATAATTTACTTTAAGATTTCTAATGCATTTGGGTGGGCCAATATTTTTGAGAGGAAACTCTTCATTAAGTTGGTCTGTTCTTTTTCTTGCTCGTAACTTTCTCTTATTCTTGAGATCTCTCCCCAAATTGTTTCCCTAACCTCTCTAGAGTCATCTATTTGAGTATGTCCCTCTTTTCTAAGGTTATTAATCACCTCAGTTTTTGAATTATCTCTAGCGATATTTGGACCATCATTGAAGAAAGCGTCTTTATCTCCGATAAAGTTAATATTCTTTTTTACATTCTTAGGAATAATATCGTTATCAAAGCCAACAGAATCTAGCGTCACCAAGAGATCAATCTTTCTAAAACCATTTGCAAATGTATTTAAGTTATTAGCAATATTTACGATGGCATCTCCACCAAGGGAGTGACCTATGAGAATGATAGGCTCATCTTTTGGAGTTCTCTTTATCTGATCAATTACAACTTCTTCATCTTTCCAGCTAAAGTGAGAAGCGCCTTCGAGATCTTTGGCCATGCCCTCTAGCCCCTCATCATTAGAGCTTATCCCAGCTAAATGAAGACCACTCACGAAGATAACTTTAGCCCCTTCAATTTGACCGGCCTCTTCCTTATCAACAAAGACTTCTTTAACTTCTTCAATGGCCTCACTCTCAGGAATAACAGAGGACACAAGATCTATAGCTGTTCCAATCCCAGGCATATTCACTGCATTCTTGGCGACTCCAACAGCATCTTTCAAAAGATGTTTTGAAGCGCTCTTTAGCTCTCTTTCATTTTGCTTTAGGTTTTCCTTAACTTTTGAACCGAGATCTTTACTTTGATCTTTCGAAGTTTGCGACAACTCAACTTTGTCGGTAGGAGCTTTCTCAACTGGTAAATCACCGCTTCCCCCCTTGGCAGGAGAGATCAACTTCTTCCCTCTATTTTGAAGATAATCGCTATGGGACTTATAGTGGCGCACGCCATTTCCAGTTTTCATCACTTTATTTTACTCTTGTGAGAGCTTTGACGCAGCCTAGAAAAACTCTCCCTATTTAATCCGAGGGAAATATTCAGGATTTCATCAAAGAACTACCCAAGTGCGTGTATTTATGGCATAGTCCTAGACATTAATATACCTTAAAATAACGCGGAGTAACTATGTCCAAAATCAGAGTTGGAATTAATGGAATGGGAAGAATTGGTCGTACAGTTCTAAGAGAATTTTTCAATCGTGGAGTTGAAGAATTTGAAATTGTTGCAGTCAACAGTCCAGGTCATCCTGAAGACTATGTTCACCTACTGAAGTACGATTCTCTTCATGGAAAGTTCAATGCTGAAGTTTCAATTCAGGATGGACATATTTTAAATATTAATGGAACTAAAATTACATTTCATAAATACAAAGACCCTTCTGAAATTCCTTGGTCACATGACAAAGTTGATATTGTTATCGATGCCACAGGAGTTTTCAAAGACAAGAAAGGACTTGGTAAGCACTTAAATGGAACAGTTAAGAAAGTTATTATGTGTGCCCCAGGAAAAG
Proteins encoded in this window:
- a CDS encoding lipase family protein, with the protein product MKTGNGVRHYKSHSDYLQNRGKKLISPAKGGSGDLPVEKAPTDKVELSQTSKDQSKDLGSKVKENLKQNERELKSASKHLLKDAVGVAKNAVNMPGIGTAIDLVSSVIPESEAIEEVKEVFVDKEEAGQIEGAKVIFVSGLHLAGISSNDEGLEGMAKDLEGASHFSWKDEEVVIDQIKRTPKDEPIILIGHSLGGDAIVNIANNLNTFANGFRKIDLLVTLDSVGFDNDIIPKNVKKNINFIGDKDAFFNDGPNIARDNSKTEVINNLRKEGHTQIDDSREVRETIWGEISRIRESYEQEKEQTNLMKSFLSKILAHPNALEILK
- a CDS encoding RluA family pseudouridine synthase — protein: MSASDGSESFTFTITEEDKANFKRLDQFLSHKLVDQSRSYIKMLFEKGEISSPNAAKKIELKKFPDVGTEIIVNIPPPAPADAIAENIPLEIHYEDEDLIIVNKAAGMVVHPAPGNYTGTLVNAILYHCKDIKGVGDQRRPGIVHRLDKGTSGIMVVAKNQKCHEGLVKLFSTHDITRRYECIAMGKSFPTGGKLESNIGRHPQNRLKMSTESKAGKHALTHYRVLKQFDKVAHVELKLETGRTHQIRVHLSQLLHRPILCDPLYGNPKEHLQRIGPELSDIIGDYEHPFLHAKELGFIHPITKKELHFTAPPPELFQNVLNHLNGC
- a CDS encoding vitamin K epoxide reductase/DsbA family protein, which gives rise to MEKKSFYKDGTFNAHVILGVLAVAMIAVSIYLTNHYFGVKFPTSISDSSTMCNFNSFFNCDTTTNSPASNIAGVPISLFGALIGAFLLFGFLFKDEEFEGTNHILLLVNAVGCLVLFLYSLIALGGLCPMCSVYYFLSWGALFIFYKNSSHRFLSIKPVAIYLVVTLVASGITYYGVSGKQDEINKLAPSLLSQYWNLPNLGKPATDSEFRIASASENFTDAPLQLTFFSDFQCPACKALSDNSHAIARKYQGKINIQYMYYPLDHNCNPKMQRPLHTLACQAAYLTTCLPEKFGKVHDDIFNNQQSLSMQWLTDYAKKENVLECMNAPETKKKVQDIIARAEPFNINSTPTMLVNGVKIEGVLPLNQLYIILDDILAKSKK
- a CDS encoding family 14 glycosylhydrolase, with translation MKSILKMAALLLLSTMINTSFAKNFSANVLAPNLVGFTNDVEENRNQWAKFESDLEKMKELGIQSISTNIWWSLVESSDNNFNWSYYKKLSEIIIDKGLKWSPIISFHSCKSNEDDCNIPLPSWVFNKYSAHESINDINDLKFISQSGAVNDEYISFWATEIVATEYKEFIQSFITEFNSKSSSILEIIVSLGPNAELRFPTNNNEVSSSAYSNLAKSSFRSFIKTKYKTIDNVNAAWESNLETIEDIQPPLDSSFYTAEEFKSNYGKDFYDWYNSSLSEHGIIVLTTLIRELNKEDSSFLGKPIGTIIPGSIWSPTKDLNRLNELNAGLIRSSDNFWDNKNPASGYDHIIGTLKDASVLTKFENLNIHLTSIEMTAPKESKVDEEESTNLAFEISKLAKISNLGIMGQNQSANVLGSNIAWDNIWNAVQNANYTGLTIKTMNDISENPLAYDFYKWIIENMKK
- a CDS encoding helix-turn-helix domain-containing protein codes for the protein MEKQKNYYDVLEIPPSATQEDIQQGYVRAKNAYSMDSLALYSLMTKEECDSILNLIEEAYSIISDPIKRQQYDEARGLNKNFSYHERQTASDSFTRNDSPDSKLDAQLGTDTKPNEGNVKRIVASKKFALDYQENPEMEEKITQATDFTGDFLKEIREYKNVDILRMSEMTKVSKTYLKYIEEEAITKLPATVYVRGFVYQYAKCLKLNPEMVASSYLNRIKELKG
- a CDS encoding TatD family hydrolase; translation: MGKKRREIPTFENPIIETHCHLDYLKEEELKDVLSKTLAHNIEKIITISVAPNNLQPVLELAQTHSNIYCTQGIHPHEAKDWSDEVEKRIRENLKDESVVAVGEIGLDFYYNKSVKDIQIEVFKKQLELAIEFEMPVVIHTREADEETIEILKEYAPKMKYKGVVHSFTSGQELAKCAIDLGFYLGFNGIITFNNAQNVRDVLELCPLERVLLETDAPFLTPVPYRGKENAPYYLPFVAEKVAEVKNCELDLVLKTCYQNSKDCFLL
- a CDS encoding polyphenol oxidase family protein, translated to MAPIFSQHLNQYIYEVWPARPELNNIKELIQVHGNDIVEATSINADTQADGLISYADEVLCIRTADCLPVCFTSNKGHALIHAGWRGIAKEILLDDKLKQISPETIYIGPHIRALNYEVSAEFTKNFPKSNNFKEIEGRIFFDISQEAIDQLSKNYPQSEIIDCGIDTYSHTDFYSYRNGDIEKRNWNVLRKI